The Pseudomonas baetica genome includes a region encoding these proteins:
- the fliR gene encoding flagellar biosynthetic protein FliR: protein MQSLLQLTDTQISSWVATFMLPLFRVASMLMVMPVFGTTLMPRRVRLYFAVAITVVIVPGLPPMPAVSPLDLSGLLLIAEQILVGAVLGFSLQLFFQAFAVAGQIVAVQMGMGFASMIDPTNGVSVAVIGQFFTMLVTLLFLSMNGHLVVFEVLTESFTTLPVGSGLMTAHYWELAGKLGWVLGAALLLVLPAVTALLVVNIAFGVMTRAAPQLNIFSIGFPLTLVLGLFIVWVGLADILNQYQPLATEALQLLRELARAR, encoded by the coding sequence ATGCAATCGCTGCTTCAGCTGACCGACACCCAGATCAGTTCCTGGGTGGCGACGTTCATGTTGCCGCTGTTTCGCGTGGCATCGATGCTGATGGTCATGCCGGTGTTCGGCACAACCCTCATGCCGCGACGCGTGCGCCTGTATTTCGCCGTGGCGATTACCGTGGTGATCGTGCCGGGCCTGCCGCCGATGCCGGCTGTCAGTCCACTTGATCTCAGTGGTCTGCTGCTGATTGCCGAACAGATTCTGGTCGGCGCCGTGCTCGGGTTCTCCCTGCAGCTGTTTTTCCAGGCTTTTGCGGTGGCCGGGCAAATTGTCGCGGTCCAGATGGGGATGGGTTTCGCCTCGATGATCGACCCCACCAACGGCGTCTCGGTGGCGGTGATCGGACAGTTCTTCACCATGCTGGTGACCTTGCTGTTCCTGTCGATGAACGGCCATCTGGTGGTCTTCGAGGTGCTGACCGAAAGTTTTACGACATTGCCGGTCGGCAGTGGGCTGATGACCGCGCATTACTGGGAGCTGGCCGGCAAGCTTGGCTGGGTTCTGGGGGCGGCGCTGTTGTTGGTATTGCCGGCGGTGACCGCGTTGCTGGTGGTCAACATCGCTTTCGGCGTGATGACCCGCGCCGCGCCGCAACTGAACATTTTCTCCATCGGTTTTCCGCTGACCCTGGTGCTCGGGCTGTTCATCGTCTGGGTCGGCCTGGCAGACATTCTCAATCAGTACCAGCCGCTGGCCACCGAGGCCTTGCAGTTGTTACGCGAACTGGCACGGGCGCGCTGA
- the flhB gene encoding flagellar biosynthesis protein FlhB — MAESESGQDKTEDPTEKRKKDSREKGEIARSKELNTLAVVMAGAGALLVFGGMLAEDLMELMRLNFTLSREVIMDQGSMGAFLLQSGKIALVAIQPIMITLLLAALIGPISLGGWLFAAGSMAPKFSRMNPGAGLKRMFSMKAVIELLKALAKFLITLGVALLVLSADVDDLLRIAHEPLEQAIIHSVVLVGWSSLWLACGLIIIAAVDVPVQIWESMKKLKMTKQEVRDEHKDQEGRPEVKQRIRQTQREMSQRRMMAAIPDADVVITNPTHYAVALKYDSEKGGAPLLLAKGSDFLALKIREIAVANNVMLLESPGLARSIYYSTELEEEIPGGLYLAVAQVLAYVYQIRQYRAGKGKRPDPLKDDLPIPPDLRRDS, encoded by the coding sequence ATGGCAGAGAGCGAAAGCGGTCAGGACAAAACAGAAGACCCCACGGAGAAACGTAAAAAGGATTCCCGTGAGAAGGGCGAGATTGCCCGCTCCAAAGAGCTCAACACCCTCGCGGTGGTGATGGCCGGTGCCGGCGCACTGCTGGTGTTCGGCGGTATGCTCGCCGAAGACTTGATGGAGCTGATGCGCCTGAACTTCACGCTGTCGCGTGAGGTGATCATGGATCAGGGCTCCATGGGCGCGTTTCTCCTGCAATCGGGAAAGATCGCGCTGGTAGCGATTCAGCCGATCATGATCACCCTGTTGCTGGCCGCGCTGATCGGGCCGATCTCTTTGGGTGGCTGGTTGTTCGCGGCAGGCTCGATGGCGCCCAAGTTCAGCCGGATGAATCCTGGGGCAGGCCTGAAGCGGATGTTCTCGATGAAGGCCGTCATCGAATTGCTTAAGGCACTGGCGAAATTTTTGATCACCCTGGGGGTGGCCTTATTGGTGTTGTCGGCGGACGTCGATGACCTTTTGCGCATTGCCCATGAGCCGCTGGAACAGGCGATCATTCATAGCGTGGTGCTGGTCGGCTGGAGTTCGTTGTGGCTGGCCTGCGGCCTGATCATCATCGCGGCGGTCGACGTCCCGGTGCAGATCTGGGAGAGCATGAAAAAGCTCAAGATGACCAAGCAGGAAGTGCGCGACGAGCACAAGGACCAGGAAGGCCGGCCGGAGGTCAAGCAGCGCATCCGGCAAACCCAGCGCGAAATGTCGCAGCGGCGGATGATGGCGGCGATTCCCGACGCCGACGTGGTCATCACCAACCCGACCCACTATGCGGTGGCGCTCAAATACGATTCGGAAAAGGGTGGGGCGCCGCTGTTGCTGGCCAAGGGCAGCGACTTCCTCGCATTGAAGATCCGCGAAATCGCCGTGGCCAACAACGTCATGCTCCTCGAATCGCCCGGGCTGGCGCGCTCGATCTACTACTCCACCGAGCTTGAAGAAGAAATCCCCGGCGGGCTGTATCTGGCGGTTGCGCAGGTATTGGCGTACGTCTACCAGATCCGCCAGTACCGCGCAGGCAAGGGCAAGCGCCCGGATCCGCTCAAGGATGATTTGCCGATACCGCCGGACCTGCGGCGCGACTCTTGA